In a genomic window of Nocardiopsis mwathae:
- a CDS encoding BTAD domain-containing putative transcriptional regulator → MRFSILGPATVRDDAGEAIGIGGARLRRLLVLLLLDPGRTVGTERLIDGIWGDDAPASAGNALQALVSRLRRVLGDGAPLHGDATGYRLDVRPEDIDLHEFDALVERGRRARADGDPRTAQRLLGEALDLWRGPALADLSGPDGAEDIIVRLDGLRRAATAERLAIALDLGAHAETLPEIEALVAREPLREQPVELLIRALAGCGRQADALAAYERLRRGLADELGIDPSEHMRELHLRLLRGELEPQGSEGAAEPAAPPEAPDPAHRPAAADGRRAAVTRLPHVMTSFIAREDEVRDAVGQLCRERLVTLIGPGGAGKTRLSIETGARFAEHRADLAADGVRFVEFAPVNDGSNIAHAVLGALGLRELWARTLGGAPASSGLDDPVDRIVEFLADQRLLLVLDNCEHVIIDAARLIERLLAACPGLRILATSREPLALAGERLLPVPSLALPPERTPAERAGSYASVRLFVERAAAVTPGFAVDEANVEHVVRICRELDGMPLALELAAARVRVMPVAQLAARLSDRFRLLTSGSRFALPRHQTLQAVVDWSWELLDDAERTLMRRLSVFAGGATLEAVARVCGDGRGDTIGGRDVWSVLFALVDKSLVVSDGPAHDGAEPRYRQLETVRAYGSQRLTESGEEAAVRRAHADHILQLWAEADPHLRGADQLTWVSRLRAEHDDFSAALRWVLDSGDTDLALDLSHVAQWYWQMTDDWAEPGRWSAEILRLIGDTPPAGREISYAECLFMVAFGGGDIDEGLLLRITEVLEGVGERPEDHRALVFVPIVLAMFGHDPEGTMRRLDAGAERQDPWLRATTRAFVGILAMSAGRARMARDRLTAALEEFREVGDRWGMAQSIIILSDLVRYGDLEGELALLDEACHLAEELELTALIRGLKARQAGSRARMGRFDDARRALAEARELVGISRENRVVLHMGEAEVERSAGAPARSRELLLDVGEAVTGSSTVMRAYLGPLWHSLVAAACADLGEEEQAWHHAREAWATLPPTFLSQQTACVLECLAELTVGRDPERAATLLGYAEAVRGLPHVTDPWVGRVRDRARERLGDAGFAQAYDGGAATATDKVIAAVGAWLEQAERH, encoded by the coding sequence GTGCGGTTCTCCATTCTGGGCCCAGCGACGGTCCGCGACGACGCGGGCGAAGCCATCGGTATCGGCGGCGCGCGCCTGCGCCGCCTGTTGGTGCTGCTTCTGCTCGACCCCGGCCGCACGGTCGGCACCGAGCGGCTGATCGACGGGATCTGGGGGGACGACGCGCCCGCGAGCGCGGGCAACGCCCTGCAGGCGCTGGTCTCCCGGCTGCGGCGGGTCCTGGGCGACGGGGCGCCCCTCCACGGCGACGCCACCGGCTACCGCCTGGACGTCCGCCCCGAGGACATCGACCTGCACGAGTTCGACGCCCTTGTCGAGCGCGGCCGGCGCGCTCGGGCGGACGGCGACCCGCGCACCGCCCAGCGGCTGCTCGGCGAGGCCCTCGACCTGTGGCGCGGTCCCGCCCTGGCCGACCTCAGCGGTCCCGACGGCGCCGAGGACATCATCGTCCGGCTGGACGGGCTGCGCCGCGCCGCGACCGCCGAGCGCCTGGCCATCGCCCTGGACCTGGGCGCCCACGCCGAGACGCTGCCGGAGATCGAGGCGCTGGTCGCCCGCGAGCCCCTGCGCGAGCAGCCGGTCGAACTCCTCATCCGCGCGCTGGCCGGATGTGGACGCCAGGCCGATGCGCTGGCCGCCTATGAGCGGCTGCGCCGCGGGCTCGCCGACGAGCTGGGCATCGATCCCTCCGAGCACATGCGCGAACTGCATCTGCGGCTGCTGCGCGGCGAACTGGAACCGCAGGGGTCCGAGGGCGCCGCGGAACCGGCCGCGCCCCCCGAAGCGCCGGATCCGGCGCACAGGCCCGCCGCCGCGGACGGCCGGCGTGCCGCCGTCACCCGGTTGCCGCATGTCATGACCAGCTTCATCGCGCGCGAGGACGAGGTCCGCGATGCCGTCGGGCAGCTGTGCCGCGAGCGCCTGGTCACCCTCATCGGGCCCGGCGGCGCGGGCAAGACCCGGCTGTCCATCGAGACCGGCGCCCGCTTCGCCGAGCACCGCGCCGACCTGGCCGCCGACGGCGTCCGGTTCGTCGAGTTCGCCCCGGTCAACGACGGCTCGAACATCGCCCACGCCGTCCTCGGGGCGCTCGGACTGCGTGAACTGTGGGCACGGACCCTGGGGGGCGCACCGGCGTCCTCCGGGCTCGACGACCCCGTGGACCGGATCGTCGAGTTCCTGGCCGACCAGCGGCTGCTGCTCGTCCTGGACAACTGCGAGCACGTCATCATCGACGCCGCCCGGCTCATCGAACGGCTCCTGGCCGCCTGCCCGGGCCTGCGCATCCTGGCCACCAGCCGGGAGCCCCTGGCCCTGGCCGGGGAGCGGCTGCTGCCGGTGCCCTCGCTCGCGCTGCCGCCCGAGCGGACCCCCGCGGAGCGCGCGGGCTCCTATGCGTCGGTTCGGCTCTTCGTCGAGCGCGCGGCCGCCGTGACGCCCGGGTTCGCCGTCGACGAGGCCAACGTGGAGCACGTCGTGCGCATCTGCCGCGAACTCGACGGCATGCCGCTGGCACTGGAGCTCGCCGCCGCGCGGGTGCGGGTCATGCCGGTGGCCCAGCTGGCGGCGCGCCTGAGCGACCGCTTCCGGCTGCTCACCAGCGGCAGCCGTTTCGCCCTGCCCCGCCACCAGACCCTTCAGGCCGTGGTCGACTGGAGCTGGGAGCTGCTGGACGACGCGGAGCGCACGCTCATGCGCCGCCTGTCGGTGTTCGCCGGGGGAGCGACCCTGGAGGCGGTCGCCCGCGTGTGCGGCGACGGCCGCGGCGACACGATCGGCGGCAGGGACGTGTGGTCGGTCCTGTTCGCGCTCGTCGACAAGTCACTGGTCGTATCCGACGGTCCGGCCCACGACGGCGCCGAACCCCGCTACCGGCAACTGGAGACCGTGCGCGCCTACGGGTCCCAGCGGCTGACCGAGAGCGGGGAGGAAGCCGCCGTCCGGCGGGCCCACGCCGACCACATACTGCAGCTGTGGGCCGAGGCCGACCCGCACCTGCGCGGCGCCGACCAGTTGACCTGGGTGTCGCGGTTGCGCGCCGAGCACGACGACTTCTCCGCCGCGCTGCGCTGGGTACTGGACAGCGGCGACACCGACCTCGCCCTCGACCTCAGCCACGTCGCCCAGTGGTACTGGCAGATGACCGACGACTGGGCCGAGCCGGGCCGCTGGTCGGCGGAGATCCTGCGGCTCATCGGTGACACCCCGCCGGCGGGCCGGGAGATCTCCTACGCCGAGTGCCTGTTCATGGTGGCGTTCGGCGGCGGCGACATCGACGAGGGGCTCCTTCTGCGTATCACGGAGGTCCTGGAGGGGGTGGGCGAGCGCCCGGAGGACCACCGCGCGCTGGTGTTCGTCCCGATCGTGCTGGCCATGTTCGGCCACGACCCCGAAGGCACCATGCGGCGCCTGGACGCCGGAGCCGAGCGCCAGGACCCCTGGCTGCGCGCCACCACGCGGGCCTTCGTCGGGATCCTCGCGATGTCCGCGGGCCGGGCGCGGATGGCCCGGGACCGGCTCACCGCGGCCCTGGAGGAGTTCCGCGAGGTCGGCGACCGGTGGGGCATGGCGCAGAGCATCATCATCCTCTCCGACCTCGTCCGGTACGGCGACCTGGAGGGGGAACTCGCTCTGCTCGACGAGGCCTGCCACCTCGCCGAGGAGCTGGAGCTGACCGCCCTGATCCGCGGGCTCAAGGCCCGCCAGGCCGGGAGCCGGGCGCGGATGGGCCGGTTCGACGACGCCCGCCGCGCGCTGGCGGAGGCCCGGGAGCTCGTCGGGATCAGTCGGGAGAACCGCGTCGTGCTCCACATGGGCGAGGCCGAGGTGGAGCGGTCGGCGGGCGCGCCCGCGCGCAGCCGCGAACTGCTGCTGGACGTCGGCGAGGCCGTCACCGGATCGTCGACGGTCATGCGCGCCTACCTGGGCCCGCTGTGGCACAGCCTGGTCGCCGCCGCCTGCGCCGACCTGGGCGAGGAGGAGCAGGCGTGGCACCACGCGCGCGAGGCCTGGGCGACGCTGCCTCCGACCTTCCTCTCCCAGCAGACGGCCTGCGTGCTGGAGTGCCTCGCCGAACTCACGGTCGGGCGGGACCCGGAGCGCGCCGCGACCCTCCTCGGATACGCGGAAGCCGTGCGCGGACTGCCCCACGTGACCGATCCCTGGGTCGGCCGGGTCCGGGATCGGGCGCGCGAACGCCTGGGCGACGCGGGGTTCGCCCAGGCGTACGACGGCGGCGCGGCCACGGCGACGGACAAGGTCATCGCGGCCGTCGGCGCGTGGCTGGAACAGGCGGAGCGGCACTGA
- a CDS encoding ABC transporter permease: MSAVTTQERPTPPSGPSVAERITPVSALHHGALLTWRSLLKIKRNPEEVLGLTFMPIMFVALFVFVFGQAMMGDWQVYRDFIIPGITAQSVIFATIGTGVSLNTDIEKGIFDRFRSLPVARSAPLTGAILGDLVRYAITVVIVLLVGVAIGYRPAGGVPGVLGAFAVVMVFAFALCWLSAFVGLLLRTPMAVNIFGTLWMFPLTFASSTFVDPDMMPGWMSAFAKINPVTHVTDAMRGLMEGGPVAGPLMWTAVWTVLLIAVFFPLATRAYKRRA; this comes from the coding sequence ATGAGCGCCGTGACCACCCAGGAGCGGCCGACCCCGCCGTCCGGACCCAGCGTGGCGGAGCGGATCACCCCCGTCTCCGCACTCCACCACGGCGCCTTGCTGACCTGGCGCAGCCTGCTCAAGATCAAGCGCAACCCCGAAGAGGTCCTCGGCCTGACGTTCATGCCGATCATGTTCGTCGCGCTGTTCGTCTTCGTGTTCGGCCAGGCGATGATGGGCGACTGGCAGGTCTACCGCGACTTCATCATCCCCGGCATAACCGCGCAGTCGGTCATCTTCGCCACGATCGGCACCGGCGTCTCGCTCAACACCGACATCGAGAAGGGCATCTTCGACCGCTTCCGGTCGCTGCCCGTGGCCCGGTCGGCCCCGCTGACCGGTGCCATCCTCGGTGATCTGGTCCGCTACGCGATCACCGTGGTGATCGTGCTGCTGGTCGGCGTGGCCATCGGGTACCGGCCCGCCGGCGGTGTTCCGGGCGTTCTGGGAGCGTTCGCCGTGGTCATGGTGTTCGCGTTCGCACTGTGCTGGCTCTCCGCGTTCGTCGGGCTGCTGCTGCGCACGCCGATGGCCGTCAACATCTTCGGGACGCTGTGGATGTTCCCGCTGACGTTCGCCAGCTCGACCTTCGTCGATCCCGACATGATGCCGGGCTGGATGTCGGCGTTCGCCAAGATCAACCCGGTCACCCACGTGACCGACGCGATGCGCGGGCTCATGGAGGGCGGCCCGGTGGCCGGACCGCTGATGTGGACCGCGGTGTGGACCGTCCTGCTCATCGCGGTGTTCTTCCCGCTGGCCACCCGCGCCTACAAGCGGCGCGCCTGA
- a CDS encoding ATP-binding cassette domain-containing protein, producing MTDAIRTEGLVKEFKGQTALGGVDLVARTGAVLGVLGPNGSGKTTTVRILSTLLRPDGGRATVGGFDVVTHPHEVRRLIGLTGQYAAVDQDLTGTQNLVLIARLLGYSRPRARARAAELLERFSLTDAGDRAAKTYSGGMRRRLDLAASLVGRPSLLFLDEPTTGLDPHSRNELWDVVRGLTDDGVTVLLTTQYLEEADQLADDIVVLDHGRVISRGTPDELKAQAGTQVLQVQPVDLGLLPKAAQIVEAVTGSEVRSSQAVVSAAVTDPSVLPEVVRRLDDEQVPVAELTLRKPSLDEVFLALTGHPADDIPSGAAGPAPERTGA from the coding sequence ATGACTGACGCCATCCGAACGGAAGGCCTGGTCAAGGAGTTCAAGGGGCAGACCGCCCTGGGCGGGGTCGACCTCGTGGCACGCACGGGAGCCGTGCTGGGTGTCCTCGGTCCCAACGGCTCCGGCAAGACGACCACCGTGCGGATCCTGTCGACCCTGCTGCGCCCCGACGGCGGACGCGCCACCGTCGGCGGGTTCGACGTGGTCACCCACCCCCACGAGGTACGCCGCCTCATCGGCCTGACCGGCCAGTACGCGGCGGTCGACCAGGACCTCACCGGCACCCAGAACCTGGTGCTCATCGCCCGGCTGCTCGGCTACTCGCGGCCGAGAGCGCGGGCGCGCGCCGCCGAGCTGCTGGAGCGCTTCTCCCTGACGGACGCGGGCGACCGCGCCGCCAAGACCTACTCCGGCGGCATGCGGCGCCGCCTCGACCTCGCGGCGAGCCTGGTGGGGCGGCCCAGCCTGCTGTTCCTCGACGAGCCGACCACCGGCCTGGACCCGCACAGCCGCAACGAACTGTGGGACGTGGTCCGCGGGCTCACCGACGACGGCGTCACGGTCCTGCTGACCACCCAGTACCTGGAGGAGGCCGACCAGTTGGCCGACGACATCGTCGTGCTGGACCACGGCCGGGTCATCAGCCGGGGCACGCCCGACGAGCTCAAGGCGCAGGCGGGCACCCAGGTGCTGCAGGTGCAGCCGGTCGACCTCGGCCTGCTGCCGAAGGCCGCGCAGATCGTGGAGGCGGTCACCGGCTCGGAGGTCCGCTCCTCGCAGGCCGTCGTCAGCGCCGCGGTGACCGATCCCTCCGTCCTGCCCGAGGTGGTGCGCCGACTCGACGACGAGCAGGTCCCGGTCGCCGAGCTGACGCTGCGCAAGCCCAGCCTGGACGAGGTCTTCCTCGCGCTCACCGGCCATCCCGCCGACGATATCCCCTCCGGCGCCGCGGGCCCGGCGCCCGAACGGACCGGAGCCTGA
- a CDS encoding PH domain-containing protein, translating to MWRLSIAIESVVMLAVLGAAALGISWVGWDWIPGWLAENAWWIPVLYGVYAAAKTAIAPRWRYRVHRWEITADMIYTRVGWLNRAWQLVPVSRIQTVDHTQGWLERMFRVATLEVQTASHAGSSTIEGLDADEARRISEELAVRAGELRDDAT from the coding sequence ATGTGGCGCTTGTCCATCGCCATCGAGTCGGTGGTGATGCTCGCCGTGCTGGGCGCGGCGGCCCTGGGGATCTCCTGGGTCGGCTGGGACTGGATCCCGGGGTGGCTCGCCGAGAACGCGTGGTGGATCCCGGTCCTCTACGGCGTCTACGCCGCGGCCAAGACCGCGATCGCGCCGCGCTGGCGCTACCGGGTCCACCGCTGGGAGATCACCGCCGACATGATCTACACGCGCGTCGGCTGGCTCAACCGGGCCTGGCAGCTGGTGCCGGTGAGCCGGATCCAGACCGTCGACCACACCCAGGGCTGGCTGGAGCGGATGTTCCGGGTGGCCACGCTGGAGGTGCAGACCGCCTCGCACGCCGGGTCCTCGACCATCGAGGGCCTGGACGCCGACGAGGCGCGGCGCATCTCCGAGGAGCTGGCCGTGCGCGCCGGTGAGCTGCGGGATGATGCGACGTGA
- a CDS encoding PH domain-containing protein: MNGEDRRAHEDFGDAPAPEEPRAERPDAAEPAIGPAEERVQDGPGTAPEPGRDPAAAAAPGPASGDGPPSAADEDGPGGPEAEPEPEPWHRLSPLTLLTAPMGYLRSFAVPLLIALVAGTFNLNPWVLGSTLVAIIATLIAGVITYKTFRYQVGTDRLEIRRGLISRSRRSIPLQRIRGVDVTAQPLHRMLGLAVVKIEAASGGGESEEGKLDAVTAAEAERLRTVLLHRRAVLRGDSADGATEGAGPAGAPQVAAGAGVAPTVYFVMPPSWYFYAVLSLGYLLTPFVALAALLGFGGQAIDVSPGTEGGDAAHLTYLWLRDVGVTVLLLLAVLLLAVLVLMMPVAAVISYAITYWRFTLLRRDSSLVAERGLLTRQSVTLEHRRIRGYELLDNPLQRLRDAVKLRAIVTGLGETATRAVLLPIGDRTRVLQVVERALDPFRGTLIGHPRAALGRRLFRAVMPFALAAAVAWALDMPWVAGLFTLLALAGVPLGIDRYRSLGHGYDGRLVSVRSGSISREQAVVQRAAVIGWTWRQSVFQRWSGLADLDATVGAGDGACTAIDAGFDESVLFAAGVTPEMVEPFLRRPGGADGRAKGPKDRPADGAGSAGDGQAPDRGPAGSA; the protein is encoded by the coding sequence GTGAACGGTGAGGACCGCCGCGCGCACGAGGACTTCGGGGACGCCCCGGCGCCCGAGGAGCCGCGCGCCGAGCGGCCGGACGCCGCGGAACCGGCCATCGGACCGGCCGAGGAGAGGGTGCAGGACGGGCCCGGGACCGCGCCGGAGCCCGGGCGCGACCCGGCCGCCGCGGCTGCCCCCGGCCCGGCATCCGGGGACGGGCCGCCGTCCGCGGCCGACGAAGACGGACCGGGCGGCCCCGAGGCCGAGCCGGAGCCGGAGCCGTGGCACCGGCTCAGCCCGCTGACACTGCTCACCGCACCGATGGGCTACCTGAGGAGCTTCGCCGTCCCACTGCTCATCGCGCTGGTGGCGGGCACGTTCAACCTCAATCCGTGGGTTCTGGGCAGCACGCTGGTGGCGATCATCGCCACGCTGATCGCCGGGGTCATCACCTACAAGACGTTCCGCTACCAGGTCGGCACCGACCGCCTGGAGATCCGCCGGGGCCTGATCAGCCGGTCCCGGCGCAGCATCCCGCTGCAGCGCATCCGGGGCGTGGACGTGACCGCCCAGCCCCTGCACCGCATGCTCGGCCTGGCCGTCGTGAAGATCGAGGCGGCCTCGGGCGGCGGGGAGAGCGAAGAGGGCAAGCTCGACGCGGTGACCGCGGCCGAGGCCGAGCGCCTGCGCACCGTCCTGCTGCACCGGCGCGCCGTGCTGCGCGGCGACAGCGCCGACGGGGCCACCGAGGGGGCCGGTCCCGCCGGAGCCCCGCAGGTCGCCGCCGGGGCCGGGGTCGCGCCGACCGTCTACTTCGTGATGCCGCCGTCGTGGTACTTCTACGCGGTGCTGAGCCTGGGCTACCTGCTGACGCCCTTCGTCGCGCTGGCCGCGCTGCTCGGCTTCGGTGGCCAGGCCATCGACGTCTCACCGGGGACCGAGGGCGGCGACGCCGCGCACCTCACCTACCTGTGGTTGCGGGACGTCGGCGTGACCGTGCTGCTCCTCCTGGCGGTGCTGCTGCTGGCGGTGCTGGTGCTGATGATGCCGGTGGCCGCCGTGATCTCCTACGCGATCACCTACTGGCGGTTCACCCTGCTGCGGCGCGACTCCTCGCTGGTGGCCGAGCGCGGGCTGCTCACCCGGCAGAGCGTGACCCTGGAGCACCGCCGGATCCGCGGCTACGAACTGCTCGACAACCCGCTGCAGCGACTGCGCGACGCGGTCAAGCTGCGCGCGATCGTGACCGGACTGGGTGAGACCGCCACCCGTGCGGTGCTGCTGCCGATCGGCGACCGCACCCGGGTGCTGCAGGTCGTCGAGCGTGCCCTGGACCCGTTCCGCGGCACGCTGATCGGGCACCCGAGGGCGGCCCTGGGGCGGCGGCTGTTCCGCGCGGTGATGCCCTTCGCCCTGGCGGCGGCGGTCGCCTGGGCGCTGGACATGCCCTGGGTGGCGGGTCTGTTCACGCTGCTGGCGCTGGCGGGCGTCCCGCTGGGCATCGACCGGTACCGGTCCCTGGGGCACGGATACGACGGCCGCCTGGTGAGCGTGCGCTCGGGGTCGATCAGCCGGGAGCAGGCCGTGGTGCAGCGCGCGGCGGTGATCGGGTGGACCTGGCGGCAGAGCGTGTTCCAGCGGTGGTCGGGCCTGGCCGACCTCGACGCGACGGTGGGGGCCGGCGATGGCGCCTGCACCGCGATCGACGCCGGGTTCGACGAGTCGGTGCTGTTCGCGGCCGGGGTGACGCCGGAGATGGTGGAGCCGTTCCTGCGTCGGCCCGGGGGAGCCGACGGCCGGGCCAAGGGGCCGAAGGACCGGCCCGCGGATGGGGCGGGGTCCGCGGGAGACGGGCAGGCACCGGACAGGGGGCCCGCCGGCTCCGCATGA
- the sepH gene encoding septation protein SepH: MQELRLVAVSEDGTYLVLASAGRGTRFMLPVDDRLRAAVRGQFSRLGQYEIEVENPLRPKEIQARIRSGETAEAIADHAGIPIERVRWFEGPVLQEREYMAQQAQRASVRRPGESAPGPALGDIVAERIGAHQLETGDAAWDSWKREDNTWQIKLAFFLAGEERVAHWVYEPRRRSVTPADEEALRFSDPDAEEPMDLGAVSANVTPFVPRRQEAAAEPAPEAADGPLPSPLPERPAPAGRLPITAEHVRPAPAAAEESAPPVEHGAAREAEPPARPERPEISRPTRARPTIDPLEAPAIQRPGSADRPEPRRRKEPPLPAAAAGAAAAPQPPRRKGRGRRASVPSWDEIMFGSTKKTD, from the coding sequence ATGCAGGAGCTTCGCCTCGTTGCCGTGAGTGAGGACGGCACCTACCTGGTGCTGGCGAGCGCCGGCCGTGGAACCCGTTTCATGCTGCCCGTCGACGACCGTCTCCGCGCCGCCGTTCGCGGCCAGTTCTCCCGACTCGGCCAGTACGAGATCGAAGTGGAGAATCCGTTGCGCCCCAAGGAAATCCAGGCCCGGATCCGCTCCGGTGAGACAGCGGAGGCGATCGCCGACCACGCGGGAATCCCCATCGAACGCGTGCGCTGGTTCGAAGGCCCTGTCCTCCAGGAACGCGAGTACATGGCGCAGCAGGCCCAGCGGGCCTCCGTGCGCCGCCCCGGCGAGTCCGCCCCCGGACCGGCACTCGGCGACATCGTGGCCGAGCGCATCGGTGCCCACCAGCTGGAGACCGGCGACGCCGCCTGGGACTCCTGGAAGCGCGAGGACAACACCTGGCAGATCAAGCTCGCCTTCTTCCTCGCCGGTGAGGAGCGGGTGGCCCACTGGGTCTACGAACCGCGCCGCCGGAGTGTGACCCCCGCCGACGAGGAGGCGCTGCGCTTCAGCGACCCCGACGCCGAGGAGCCGATGGACCTGGGCGCGGTAAGCGCGAACGTCACACCGTTCGTGCCCCGCCGCCAGGAGGCGGCCGCCGAGCCCGCGCCGGAAGCCGCCGACGGCCCGCTCCCCTCCCCGCTGCCGGAGCGCCCCGCTCCGGCCGGTCGACTTCCCATCACCGCCGAGCATGTCCGCCCCGCTCCCGCCGCCGCGGAGGAGAGCGCGCCGCCGGTCGAGCACGGGGCCGCGCGTGAGGCGGAGCCGCCGGCCCGCCCGGAGCGCCCCGAGATCAGCCGCCCGACCCGGGCCCGCCCCACGATCGACCCGCTTGAGGCACCGGCCATCCAGCGCCCCGGCTCCGCGGACCGGCCGGAGCCCCGCCGCCGCAAGGAGCCGCCGCTGCCCGCGGCGGCGGCCGGTGCGGCGGCCGCCCCGCAGCCGCCCAGACGCAAGGGGCGCGGGCGCCGCGCCTCGGTTCCCTCCTGGGACGAGATCATGTTCGGGTCGACCAAGAAGACGGACTGA
- a CDS encoding D-arabinono-1,4-lactone oxidase, translated as MTNVLWTTWPGTHRARPRRMEAPNTTGDVVAAVRAAAAAGSRVRMVGSGHSFTDVAVTDGTLLSPTSLTRVRDVDPAAGTATVEAGMQLCDVNEALHAHGLALANMGDIAVQTAAGAIQTGTHGTGRDLGGLADQVVGMELVLADGTVAACSAEQDPDLFHAARVGLGAFGVVTALTLSVRPSFLLRAREIPLPLDAVLENWARLRADNDHFEFFWFPHTGRTYTKRNNRVGGPADPVGPLRAWLEDEFLSSSVFEWANRAGLRAPAAIPAINQVAARALSARAYTDTSYRVFASTRRVKFVETEYAIPAEHVADVLREIRSIIDRRDHRIGFPIEVRFAPADDVWLSTAYGRDTAYVAAHVYRGAPHERYFADLEAVFTAVGGRPHWGKMHTRDRAYLESVYPRFGDALAIRDRVDPDRRFTNAYLEAVLGH; from the coding sequence ATGACCAATGTGTTGTGGACCACATGGCCCGGGACACACCGGGCACGGCCGCGCCGGATGGAGGCACCCAACACCACCGGCGACGTCGTCGCGGCCGTCCGCGCGGCCGCGGCGGCCGGGAGCCGGGTCCGGATGGTGGGCTCCGGGCACTCCTTCACCGACGTCGCCGTCACCGACGGCACCCTCCTCTCCCCCACCTCCCTGACCCGCGTCCGCGACGTGGACCCCGCCGCCGGGACCGCCACCGTCGAGGCCGGAATGCAGCTGTGCGATGTCAACGAGGCGCTGCACGCGCACGGCCTCGCCCTGGCCAACATGGGCGACATCGCCGTGCAGACGGCGGCCGGCGCCATCCAGACCGGGACGCACGGCACCGGCCGCGACCTGGGCGGGCTGGCCGACCAGGTCGTCGGGATGGAGCTGGTCCTGGCCGACGGGACCGTGGCGGCCTGCTCGGCCGAGCAGGACCCCGATCTGTTCCACGCCGCTCGGGTCGGGCTGGGCGCGTTCGGCGTCGTCACCGCGCTGACCCTGTCGGTGCGCCCGTCGTTCCTGCTGCGCGCCCGGGAGATCCCGCTGCCGCTGGACGCGGTGCTGGAGAACTGGGCGCGGCTGCGCGCCGACAACGATCACTTCGAGTTCTTCTGGTTCCCGCACACCGGACGCACCTACACCAAGCGCAACAACCGTGTCGGCGGCCCCGCCGATCCGGTCGGGCCGTTGCGCGCCTGGCTGGAGGACGAATTCCTGTCCTCATCGGTCTTCGAGTGGGCCAACCGCGCCGGGCTGCGGGCGCCCGCGGCGATCCCGGCGATCAACCAGGTCGCGGCGCGCGCCCTGTCGGCGCGCGCCTACACCGACACCTCCTACCGGGTGTTCGCCAGCACCCGCCGGGTGAAGTTCGTGGAGACGGAGTACGCGATCCCCGCCGAGCACGTCGCCGACGTGCTCCGGGAGATCCGCTCCATCATCGACCGCCGCGACCACCGCATCGGCTTCCCGATCGAGGTGCGCTTCGCCCCGGCCGACGACGTCTGGCTGTCCACCGCATACGGCCGCGACACCGCCTACGTGGCCGCCCACGTCTACCGGGGCGCCCCCCATGAGCGGTACTTCGCCGATTTGGAGGCTGTCTTCACCGCGGTGGGCGGGCGCCCGCACTGGGGCAAGATGCACACCCGCGACCGCGCCTACCTGGAGTCGGTGTACCCGCGCTTCGGCGACGCCCTCGCGATCCGCGACCGCGTCGATCCGGACCGCAGGTTCACCAACGCCTATCTGGAGGCCGTGCTGGGGCACTGA
- a CDS encoding ferrochelatase: protein MRPYDAFLLISFGGPEAVDDVIPFLENVTRGRGIPRERLAEVGEHYYLFDGVSPINQQCRDLIEAIRADFAANGVDLPVYWGNRFWEPMLGDTVARMAKDGVRRAVALSTSAYCSYSSHRAYLDDIAKARAAVGPDAPEIELIRPFFDHPGFIEPLVEYARAALDRLPEGERAGARLLFSAHSIPTAMAEASGDPEQGYGPGGAYAAQLAEVARLVTERLGGGHDYELVYQSRSGPPSQPWLEPDINDRLEELAAEGVTAVVTVPHGFVSDHMEVKYDLDHEAVATARRLGIAFERALSPGTHPKFVAMARELVTERATGAERVGLSDLPGCPEGSATCCAPR, encoded by the coding sequence ATGAGGCCCTACGACGCGTTTCTGCTGATCTCCTTCGGCGGCCCGGAGGCCGTCGACGACGTCATCCCCTTCCTGGAGAACGTCACCCGCGGCCGCGGCATCCCCCGCGAGCGGCTTGCGGAGGTCGGCGAGCACTACTACCTGTTCGACGGTGTCAGCCCGATCAACCAGCAGTGCCGCGACCTGATCGAGGCGATCCGCGCCGACTTCGCCGCGAACGGGGTGGACCTGCCCGTCTACTGGGGCAACCGGTTCTGGGAGCCGATGCTCGGCGACACCGTCGCGCGGATGGCCAAGGACGGGGTCCGCCGCGCGGTGGCGCTGTCCACCTCGGCCTACTGCAGCTACTCCAGCCACCGCGCCTATCTCGACGACATCGCCAAGGCGCGCGCGGCCGTCGGCCCCGACGCCCCGGAGATCGAGCTCATCCGCCCGTTCTTCGACCACCCCGGGTTCATCGAGCCCCTGGTCGAGTACGCCCGCGCGGCGCTGGACCGGCTCCCCGAGGGCGAGCGGGCCGGGGCGCGCCTGCTGTTCTCCGCGCACTCCATCCCCACGGCCATGGCCGAGGCCAGCGGCGACCCCGAGCAGGGCTACGGGCCCGGCGGGGCCTACGCCGCCCAGCTGGCCGAGGTCGCCCGCCTGGTCACCGAGCGCCTGGGCGGCGGGCACGACTACGAGCTCGTCTACCAGAGCCGCAGCGGGCCGCCCAGCCAGCCCTGGCTGGAGCCCGACATCAACGACCGGCTGGAGGAGCTCGCCGCCGAGGGGGTGACCGCCGTCGTCACCGTGCCCCACGGCTTCGTCTCCGACCACATGGAGGTCAAGTACGACCTCGACCACGAGGCCGTGGCGACGGCGCGCCGTCTGGGCATCGCCTTCGAGCGCGCGCTGAGCCCTGGCACCCACCCGAAGTTCGTCGCCATGGCGCGCGAGCTCGTCACCGAGCGCGCGACGGGCGCCGAGCGCGTCGGCCTGAGTGACCTGCCCGGCTGCCCCGAAGGCTCGGCGACCTGCTGCGCACCACGATGA